The following coding sequences lie in one Niabella agricola genomic window:
- a CDS encoding DNA-formamidopyrimidine glycosylase family protein, with protein sequence MPEGPSILLMKEVLQPFAGARITNARGNAKIDMGVLKGKKLIEIKTFGKQTFLVLDTVSVRIHLLMFGSYSVNEQTKPDKSLRLALFFKTGAMYFYTCAIRLVENAFLETIDWKADVLGSDWDAGHARKKLKQLPDMMVCDALLEQDVFSGVGNIIKNEVLFRIGVQPESLVGSLPSTKLNAVITEARNYSFEFLEWKRAFVLKQHWLVHTKRICPKCGAQLVKKYTGKTKRRSFYCTTDQRLYN encoded by the coding sequence TTGCCTGAAGGTCCATCCATATTATTGATGAAAGAAGTACTGCAACCGTTTGCAGGTGCACGGATCACCAATGCGCGGGGAAATGCCAAAATAGATATGGGAGTGCTGAAAGGAAAAAAGCTGATTGAAATAAAAACCTTTGGAAAGCAAACCTTCCTTGTTTTGGATACTGTAAGTGTCAGGATCCATCTACTCATGTTTGGCTCCTATAGTGTTAACGAACAAACAAAGCCGGATAAAAGCCTGCGCCTGGCATTGTTTTTTAAAACGGGTGCCATGTATTTTTATACCTGTGCCATAAGGCTGGTGGAAAATGCATTCCTGGAGACGATCGACTGGAAGGCCGATGTTTTAGGCAGCGACTGGGATGCCGGCCATGCCAGAAAAAAATTAAAGCAACTGCCTGATATGATGGTTTGCGATGCCTTGCTGGAGCAGGATGTTTTTTCGGGAGTAGGAAATATCATCAAAAATGAAGTGCTGTTCAGGATCGGGGTGCAGCCGGAAAGCTTGGTAGGAAGCTTACCTTCTACAAAACTAAATGCAGTGATCACAGAGGCCCGGAACTACAGCTTTGAATTCCTGGAGTGGAAACGCGCATTTGTATTAAAGCAACATTGGCTGGTGCATACAAAACGCATTTGCCCGAAATGCGGAGCGCAACTGGTAAAAAAGTACACGGGTAAAACGAAGCGGCGTAGCTTTTATTGCACTACAGATCAACGGTTGTACAATTAA
- a CDS encoding type 1 glutamine amidotransferase domain-containing protein: MNRILMVLTSHAGMENTESTTGVWLGEFTDPYYEFTDAGWQVTLCSPDGGKPPVDPLSTVTENITQSNRRFIDDPVAKAAFENTYTLREIDPTMYDAVFYPGGHGPLWDLASNELSGRLILHYLTAGKPVGAVCHGPAALIMAAELKPSLLAGKRITAFTNEEEVLALRANHIPYKLETRLKELGADFRSAALPFVSHVEVDGLLVTGQNPLSAGATARRLIGLVNEQSESLSAHK; encoded by the coding sequence ATGAATCGTATATTGATGGTGCTGACTTCCCATGCGGGAATGGAAAATACGGAAAGTACCACCGGCGTTTGGCTGGGTGAGTTTACCGACCCGTATTATGAGTTTACGGATGCCGGCTGGCAGGTAACCTTATGCAGCCCTGATGGGGGAAAACCGCCGGTGGACCCTTTAAGTACCGTAACAGAGAATATTACCCAATCCAACCGGCGCTTTATCGACGATCCGGTGGCGAAGGCTGCTTTCGAAAATACGTATACGCTGCGTGAGATAGATCCGACTATGTATGATGCGGTTTTTTACCCCGGCGGACATGGCCCGTTATGGGACCTGGCTTCAAACGAGCTTAGCGGACGGCTGATCCTTCATTATTTGACAGCCGGGAAACCGGTTGGTGCGGTTTGTCATGGTCCGGCTGCATTGATCATGGCTGCAGAGCTAAAACCATCATTGCTGGCCGGCAAAAGAATTACCGCGTTCACCAATGAGGAAGAAGTGCTGGCATTACGCGCCAATCATATCCCCTATAAACTGGAAACCAGGCTGAAGGAATTGGGTGCGGATTTTCGTAGTGCAGCCTTGCCTTTTGTGAGCCATGTGGAAGTAGATGGCCTGCTGGTAACAGGGCAGAACCCGCTTTCTGCAGGTGCTACGGCCCGAAGGTTGATTGGCCTGGTAAATGAACAATCCGAAAGTTTATCCGCTCATAAATGA
- a CDS encoding glycoside hydrolase family 43 protein, translating into MRLPLLFFLFILAIYSNAQQLVLPGDHPDPSVVKIGDEYWAAGTTSNWFPAFTLYRSRDLVSWTAAGHVFTKMPGWAGYYMWAPEISYDNGKVYIYYAARKKEGSMCIAAAVAHQPEGPYRDLGPLMCEADGSIDAFPVRDEKGKLHILWKEDGNSAGKPTPIWAAEMKEDRTGLIGRKRELFRADMPWERGLVEGVSVIRHRDYFYAFYAGAACCGRTCSYGTGVARSKSLYGPWEKYPGNPVLIGNSKWKCPGHGTPVEKDGRFYFLYHAYSTGSDVYAGRQGLLNEFEFTADGWLRFLNQPDETEAVMSHTINDHFSADRLAGNWHWSIFREVNCSVAGNTLKLQALPVACGAYIGQSVLTSDYEAQVTLLGKSSSAAGLALIGDDRNMVAATLYNGMLRLTQLKQDKAEVLAEKKINRPVRLVFKVKVVNNTQAFFTYSMDGRKFHTLNNLPADIYYLPPWDRALRVGLVSKGDIGNAAFFKDFVLKNR; encoded by the coding sequence ATGCGTTTGCCACTATTGTTTTTTTTGTTCATTCTTGCCATTTATTCAAATGCCCAGCAATTGGTATTACCGGGCGATCACCCCGATCCTTCCGTGGTTAAAATAGGCGATGAATACTGGGCCGCAGGTACCACTTCAAACTGGTTCCCGGCGTTTACGTTGTATCGCTCCAGGGATCTTGTAAGCTGGACGGCTGCAGGGCACGTCTTTACAAAGATGCCGGGTTGGGCCGGCTATTATATGTGGGCTCCGGAAATTAGTTATGACAACGGTAAAGTGTACATTTATTATGCTGCACGTAAGAAAGAAGGAAGTATGTGTATTGCTGCAGCCGTTGCTCACCAGCCGGAAGGTCCGTATCGTGATCTTGGACCTTTAATGTGCGAGGCGGATGGATCGATCGATGCGTTTCCTGTACGGGATGAAAAGGGAAAGTTGCATATCCTGTGGAAAGAAGATGGGAATAGCGCAGGAAAACCGACTCCTATCTGGGCAGCCGAAATGAAAGAGGACCGGACGGGCCTGATTGGAAGAAAAAGGGAACTATTCAGGGCTGATATGCCCTGGGAGCGGGGCTTGGTGGAAGGTGTGTCTGTAATCAGGCACCGGGATTATTTTTATGCGTTTTATGCCGGTGCGGCATGCTGCGGCAGAACCTGTAGCTATGGTACCGGAGTGGCCCGTTCAAAAAGCCTGTATGGCCCCTGGGAAAAATACCCGGGGAACCCGGTACTGATTGGAAATAGCAAATGGAAATGTCCGGGACATGGAACCCCGGTTGAAAAAGATGGCCGGTTTTATTTCCTGTATCATGCATATAGCACCGGCAGCGATGTATACGCCGGGCGGCAGGGCCTGTTAAACGAGTTTGAATTTACTGCCGATGGATGGTTGCGCTTCCTGAATCAACCCGATGAGACAGAAGCAGTAATGAGTCATACCATTAACGATCATTTTTCAGCAGACCGGCTGGCTGGTAACTGGCACTGGAGCATCTTCCGGGAAGTGAACTGCTCGGTTGCCGGAAATACATTGAAGCTGCAGGCGCTGCCTGTTGCCTGCGGCGCCTATATTGGTCAATCTGTTTTAACCTCCGATTATGAAGCACAGGTGACACTGCTTGGTAAATCTTCTTCAGCAGCCGGACTTGCATTGATTGGTGATGACCGGAATATGGTTGCTGCAACCCTTTACAACGGTATGCTACGTTTGACGCAATTAAAGCAGGATAAAGCGGAGGTGCTGGCAGAAAAGAAGATCAATAGGCCTGTGCGGCTTGTATTTAAAGTGAAGGTGGTAAATAATACGCAGGCTTTTTTTACGTACAGTATGGATGGCAGGAAGTTTCATACATTAAATAACCTGCCGGCGGATATTTATTACCTCCCTCCCTGGGACCGGGCCCTGCGTGTGGGATTGGTTTCGAAAGGAGATATCGGAAACGCCGCATTTTTCAAAGATTTTGTTTTAAAAAACCGATAG
- a CDS encoding DUF4142 domain-containing protein codes for MKIAMKLLIVGSAAVIWSCNGQQSKDPTTRADSTNEEMIDSSHAAGAAPAIAEKDAKFAVDAANGGMAEVQLGEMAQSRGADSSVKAFGKMMVTDHSKANDELKMIAAGKNITLPAAPDNEKQKVATDLSSKSGADFDKAYIKQMVDDHEKTVKLFEDAQKDVQDSDLKAFAVKTLPVLRTHLEHVKALKKTK; via the coding sequence ATGAAAATCGCAATGAAATTGCTGATCGTTGGAAGCGCAGCGGTGATCTGGAGTTGTAATGGCCAGCAGTCAAAAGACCCCACAACCCGGGCCGATAGTACAAACGAGGAGATGATCGACAGCAGTCACGCTGCCGGTGCCGCTCCGGCCATTGCTGAGAAGGATGCAAAATTTGCCGTAGATGCTGCAAACGGAGGAATGGCAGAAGTGCAGCTGGGCGAAATGGCGCAAAGCCGGGGTGCTGATTCCAGTGTGAAGGCGTTCGGAAAAATGATGGTGACGGATCATTCCAAAGCAAACGACGAGTTAAAAATGATCGCCGCAGGAAAAAACATCACGCTGCCGGCAGCACCGGATAACGAAAAGCAGAAAGTTGCGACGGATCTGTCTTCAAAAAGCGGAGCGGATTTTGACAAAGCTTATATCAAACAAATGGTTGATGATCATGAAAAGACCGTTAAGCTTTTTGAAGACGCTCAAAAAGACGTGCAGGACAGCGATCTCAAGGCGTTTGCTGTAAAAACACTCCCGGTATTAAGAACGCATCTTGAACATGTTAAAGCACTGAAAAAGACAAAATAA
- a CDS encoding KTSC domain-containing protein produces the protein MPSTVIAHFNYHAETKTLKIRFVSGAVYDYYEVPETIYQELKTASSKGTYFNQYIKDVYPFERRA, from the coding sequence ATGCCTTCCACCGTTATTGCACACTTCAATTATCATGCTGAAACAAAAACACTGAAGATCCGTTTTGTTTCCGGGGCAGTATATGATTACTATGAGGTGCCCGAAACCATATACCAGGAATTGAAGACGGCCTCAAGTAAGGGTACTTATTTCAACCAGTATATAAAAGATGTTTACCCGTTTGAACGCAGGGCCTGA
- a CDS encoding SusC/RagA family TonB-linked outer membrane protein, with the protein MRQIVFILIAIVGIAAGAYAQDTTQVAVTITGTVLNEQHEPMQGVTVAVKDQPGLGISTNEKGAYTINANKYQWLVFSYVGYEQQEILIKDALKINVTLKASEQKAMDEIVVTALGRQKKATVTGAITTVDLTTLKTPTSSITNALAGNVSGVLAMQGSGQPGSNSSEFWIRGISTFGAGTSALVLVDGFERSLTEINIEDIETFTVLKDASTTAIYGSRGANGVVLITTKKGKMDKVSINGKYEASYNTRTFTPKFVDGYTYASLMNEARITRNEEAFYSPEDLTLIRNQLDPDLFPDISWMDLFLKPGAFTQRTSLNFDGGGALARYFVSGSYINEGGMYETDENLKSYNTNANYKRWNYRANVDMNLTKTTLVRVGISGSLGKQNLPGGTYNEIWASLMGQNPISIPIKYSNGKVASRGGAEKQNPWVLITQQGYIENWENKIQTNVTLEQNLKFIMPGLRFVGRFGYDNNNKNYIRRMKWPEGWIAERQRESNGDLRLRRTITEQLLTQRSEASGDRAETLQGELHYTKTIQQHTLGGILQYTQEKKVNTSNYGTDIMQGIERRNQRVAGRFTYGYQSRYFFDVNFGYNGSENFATGHQFGLFPAVSGAWNVAEEKFIQDHLKWMDMFKIRYSYGRVGNDYIGGSDNQPIRFPYLASFTDSAGGYNWGDLESGNAYSGLTYSRIASNTITWEVSTKHDLGLDFSFFGDKFSGALDYFHEQRDGIYMERQYIPDIVGLRGQDPRANVGSTLSKGFDGQLKFSQQINKLNLTARGTMTYSRNEILEADEQYSNYPYTTRAGFRVNQNKGLVALGLFKDYEDIRNSPTQNFGRVAPGDIKYKDINGDGTIDDNDIVAVGATRYPNLVYGFGLSANWKGFDASVLFQGAGKSSFFINGFTVYPFSQGDWGNILTDVVTSNRWILGENEDPNAGYPRLSYGGSANNYRASSYWLRESSYMRVKTVDAGYTFPKIFTNRMGIKTMRVYFLGTNLLTFSKFKMWDPEMNSTNGQAYPLAKTFTLGLTINL; encoded by the coding sequence ATGAGACAAATTGTTTTTATACTGATAGCGATTGTTGGCATTGCTGCCGGCGCCTATGCGCAGGATACTACCCAGGTGGCTGTTACTATTACCGGTACGGTGCTCAATGAGCAGCATGAACCGATGCAGGGTGTAACCGTTGCCGTTAAGGATCAGCCCGGGCTGGGTATCAGTACCAACGAAAAAGGGGCCTATACGATAAACGCTAATAAATACCAGTGGCTGGTATTTTCTTACGTGGGCTACGAACAGCAGGAGATCCTGATAAAAGATGCCTTGAAAATAAATGTAACATTAAAGGCATCGGAACAAAAGGCCATGGATGAAATTGTGGTAACGGCGTTGGGCCGGCAGAAAAAGGCCACGGTGACTGGTGCCATTACTACAGTTGATCTTACTACGCTTAAAACACCCACTTCCAGCATTACCAATGCACTCGCGGGTAACGTGTCCGGGGTGCTGGCCATGCAGGGAAGCGGGCAGCCAGGCAGTAACTCCTCCGAGTTCTGGATACGAGGTATCTCAACTTTTGGCGCAGGTACATCCGCCCTTGTATTGGTGGATGGTTTTGAAAGAAGTCTCACCGAAATAAACATAGAGGACATCGAAACTTTTACCGTGCTTAAAGACGCTTCCACCACGGCTATATATGGTTCCCGCGGAGCAAACGGAGTGGTGTTGATTACTACCAAAAAAGGGAAGATGGATAAGGTTAGTATCAATGGTAAATACGAAGCCTCCTACAATACCCGTACGTTTACACCTAAATTTGTAGATGGGTATACCTACGCCAGCCTCATGAACGAAGCCCGCATCACCCGGAACGAGGAGGCGTTCTATTCCCCTGAGGATCTTACCCTGATCCGGAATCAGTTGGATCCTGACCTCTTTCCTGATATTAGCTGGATGGACCTGTTCCTGAAGCCCGGCGCGTTTACCCAGCGCACCTCGCTCAATTTTGACGGCGGCGGTGCCCTGGCCCGTTACTTTGTATCCGGCAGCTATATCAATGAAGGTGGCATGTACGAAACCGATGAGAACCTGAAAAGCTACAACACCAACGCCAATTATAAAAGATGGAACTACCGCGCCAACGTAGATATGAACCTTACCAAAACAACCCTTGTGCGGGTGGGGATAAGCGGTTCTTTGGGCAAACAAAACCTGCCGGGGGGAACCTACAACGAAATATGGGCCTCACTGATGGGACAAAACCCGATTTCCATTCCCATTAAATATTCTAACGGTAAGGTAGCCTCCCGTGGCGGCGCCGAAAAGCAGAACCCCTGGGTGCTTATTACCCAACAGGGCTATATTGAAAACTGGGAAAACAAGATCCAGACCAATGTGACCCTGGAGCAAAACCTTAAATTTATCATGCCCGGCCTGCGCTTTGTAGGGCGTTTCGGTTACGATAATAACAACAAAAACTATATCCGCCGGATGAAATGGCCGGAGGGCTGGATTGCCGAGCGGCAGCGGGAATCCAACGGGGATCTCCGGCTAAGGCGTACCATTACCGAACAATTGCTTACTCAGCGGTCTGAAGCTAGCGGGGACCGGGCCGAAACCTTACAGGGAGAGTTGCACTATACTAAAACGATTCAACAGCATACCCTGGGAGGCATATTGCAATATACCCAGGAGAAAAAAGTGAATACCTCCAATTATGGCACCGATATTATGCAAGGCATAGAACGTCGTAACCAGCGTGTGGCCGGCCGGTTTACCTATGGTTACCAGTCGCGGTATTTCTTCGATGTTAACTTTGGATACAACGGTTCTGAAAACTTTGCCACGGGCCATCAGTTCGGGCTGTTCCCCGCTGTTTCCGGTGCCTGGAACGTAGCCGAAGAGAAGTTCATCCAGGATCACCTGAAATGGATGGATATGTTCAAGATCCGTTATTCATACGGAAGAGTGGGGAACGATTATATCGGAGGCAGCGATAATCAGCCGATCCGCTTTCCCTATCTTGCTTCGTTTACCGATTCTGCCGGCGGATATAACTGGGGCGATCTCGAAAGCGGAAATGCATACTCCGGTCTTACCTATTCAAGGATCGCATCCAATACCATTACCTGGGAAGTGTCAACAAAGCATGATCTCGGGCTTGACTTTTCTTTTTTTGGCGATAAGTTCAGCGGTGCCCTCGATTATTTTCATGAGCAGCGCGATGGGATTTACATGGAGCGGCAATACATTCCGGATATAGTGGGCCTTCGGGGGCAGGATCCCCGGGCCAATGTAGGCTCTACCCTATCGAAAGGTTTCGACGGACAATTGAAGTTTTCACAGCAGATTAACAAACTGAACCTGACCGCGCGCGGTACCATGACCTACAGCCGGAATGAAATCCTGGAAGCCGATGAACAGTATAGCAATTACCCCTACACCACCCGTGCCGGATTTAGGGTAAATCAGAACAAGGGACTGGTGGCCCTTGGGCTTTTTAAAGATTATGAAGATATCCGCAACAGCCCGACCCAGAATTTTGGCAGGGTTGCCCCCGGCGACATCAAATACAAGGATATCAACGGCGATGGTACTATTGACGACAATGACATCGTGGCCGTAGGCGCCACCCGCTATCCCAACCTTGTGTACGGTTTTGGGTTGTCTGCCAACTGGAAAGGTTTTGATGCCAGTGTACTGTTCCAGGGAGCCGGCAAGTCGTCGTTCTTTATCAATGGCTTTACCGTATATCCTTTCAGCCAGGGCGACTGGGGCAATATCCTTACAGATGTGGTAACCTCCAACCGTTGGATCCTGGGTGAAAATGAAGACCCTAACGCCGGCTATCCCAGGCTGAGCTATGGCGGAAGTGCCAACAATTACCGTGCTTCCTCTTACTGGCTGCGTGAAAGCTCGTACATGCGGGTAAAAACGGTGGATGCCGGATATACTTTTCCAAAGATCTTTACCAACCGGATGGGCATAAAAACAATGCGTGTTTACTTCCTGGGCACCAACCTGCTTACATTTTCAAAATTTAAGATGTGGGATCCTGAAATGAACAGCACAAACGGCCAGGCATATCCGCTGGCTAAAACATTTACATTGGGGTTAACCATAAACCTTTAA
- a CDS encoding YciE/YciF ferroxidase family protein: protein MAATKKSTQKKTTRSQKNNGNMSEAESALMELFVDEIKDIYWAEKHLVKTLPKLAKGAASEALKDAINEHLEITKTHVSRLEEVFELLDKRPQAKKCEAMEGLAQEGASVLEDTEAGTATRDVGIILAAQKTEHYEIATYGGLSVLAKTLRLIDVANLLDQTLAEEKEADETLTSIAENSVNIEALEE, encoded by the coding sequence ATGGCAGCTACTAAGAAATCGACACAAAAAAAAACAACCCGGTCTCAAAAAAACAACGGGAACATGTCTGAAGCGGAATCGGCATTGATGGAGCTATTTGTGGATGAAATAAAAGACATCTATTGGGCGGAAAAACACCTGGTAAAAACATTGCCAAAGCTTGCGAAGGGTGCCGCATCTGAAGCTTTAAAAGATGCAATTAATGAACATCTGGAAATAACCAAAACGCATGTTTCAAGACTGGAAGAGGTTTTTGAGTTACTGGATAAACGGCCGCAGGCAAAAAAATGCGAAGCCATGGAAGGGCTGGCACAGGAAGGAGCCAGTGTGCTTGAGGATACGGAAGCCGGAACTGCCACACGGGATGTTGGAATTATTCTTGCGGCACAAAAAACAGAGCATTATGAAATCGCAACCTATGGAGGGCTTTCGGTACTGGCCAAAACCCTGCGCCTGATCGATGTAGCGAATCTGCTGGATCAGACGCTGGCGGAAGAAAAAGAAGCCGATGAAACATTGACCAGCATTGCTGAAAACAGCGTTAACATAGAGGCGCTGGAAGAATAA
- a CDS encoding IPT/TIG domain-containing protein — MKFQKRKHCFFMFLLFFGSFFHACKDKDLIRTDNYDPGKPTVFTDFSPKQGAIRTRLYIYGDNFGTDVSRIHVYIGDKELKVVGANGKQIYCWVPGQTNTGQVRVVIDGGSATPVAHTFKDVFTYIKSTTVGTLVGNVDELGNSSIVDGDFENARFSYPAWVTYEPESNVLFVTELDRAVRRVDLNAQMVSTLITNGQAAFTKMQTTTLSANKDTLFLSDDNGNLTSRTKVAVAYTLRSENYRRVHPYIYDPACFSTAPHPVTNEMFYNGLQGIGIKKAIPDPVTGELTPKLLFRVGGSTNQSSLIFFHPSGDYAYIVSFTRIYKSIYNWQTRELEPPILFAGSATAGDVDAIGTSARIGRGYQGVFVKNPAYAGQADEYDFYFCDQNNQSIRTLSPAGVVSTFAGKGSPTPDGSVKGYIDGDPRKEARFADPTGIDYDAERKIFYIAERDNKRIRTITVE, encoded by the coding sequence ATGAAATTTCAAAAAAGAAAACATTGCTTTTTCATGTTCTTGCTGTTTTTCGGCAGTTTTTTTCATGCCTGCAAAGACAAGGATTTAATCAGGACGGATAATTATGATCCGGGAAAACCCACGGTGTTTACTGATTTTTCACCAAAGCAGGGTGCCATAAGAACCCGCCTTTATATCTATGGAGATAATTTTGGGACCGATGTTTCCAGGATACATGTATATATCGGCGACAAGGAGCTCAAAGTAGTAGGCGCTAATGGAAAGCAGATCTATTGTTGGGTTCCCGGTCAAACCAATACCGGGCAGGTACGGGTGGTTATAGATGGCGGCTCTGCTACGCCGGTAGCGCATACATTTAAGGATGTCTTCACTTACATCAAAAGTACCACGGTGGGTACACTGGTGGGTAATGTGGATGAGTTGGGCAACTCTTCCATCGTGGATGGAGATTTTGAAAATGCCCGGTTTTCTTACCCGGCCTGGGTAACCTACGAACCGGAAAGCAATGTGTTGTTTGTAACAGAGCTGGATCGCGCGGTAAGAAGAGTTGATCTGAATGCACAAATGGTATCAACCCTTATTACCAACGGACAGGCGGCCTTTACCAAGATGCAGACCACCACGCTTAGCGCTAACAAAGACACATTGTTTCTTTCAGACGACAACGGAAATCTTACCAGCAGAACCAAGGTTGCAGTGGCGTATACCCTGCGTTCGGAAAACTATCGCCGTGTACATCCCTATATTTATGACCCGGCCTGCTTTTCCACAGCTCCGCATCCGGTAACCAACGAGATGTTTTATAATGGCCTGCAAGGCATCGGTATCAAGAAAGCGATACCGGACCCGGTAACCGGGGAGCTAACCCCGAAATTACTGTTCAGGGTAGGCGGCAGTACCAACCAGTCTTCGTTGATTTTTTTCCATCCCTCCGGTGACTATGCCTATATCGTATCATTTACCCGCATTTATAAAAGCATTTACAATTGGCAGACGAGGGAACTGGAGCCGCCTATTCTCTTTGCCGGCAGCGCCACTGCAGGCGATGTGGATGCTATCGGCACTTCGGCGAGGATCGGCAGGGGATACCAGGGTGTATTTGTAAAAAACCCGGCTTATGCCGGGCAGGCGGATGAATATGATTTTTATTTCTGCGACCAGAACAATCAAAGCATCCGTACACTGTCGCCCGCCGGGGTGGTGAGCACGTTTGCAGGCAAGGGGAGTCCCACACCCGATGGCAGCGTTAAAGGTTATATCGACGGCGACCCAAGGAAGGAGGCTCGTTTTGCAGATCCGACCGGAATTGATTATGACGCGGAACGTAAAATCTTCTATATCGCGGAGCGCGACAATAAACGCATCCGTACTATAACCGTAGAATAA
- a CDS encoding SDR family NAD(P)-dependent oxidoreductase — translation MNTLKKYTLITGGSLGIGRELARVFAENGHHLILVARSQQELEETLTALSHTGVEIITIVKDLFNPSAPFELHRQTTEQNLYVDILVNNAGQGLYGLFENTNIDRELAIIQLNIASLVVLTKLYLQDMLAQGGDGKILNLSSIASKSPGPWQSVYHGTKAFVQSFTEALRSEVKDEGIVVTALLPGTTDTDFFNKAGMTDSKAVQDKSQLADPAIVARDGYHALMNNADMVISGFKNKLNVAMNNLTPDDLAADKMKKNQEPAGS, via the coding sequence ATGAATACTTTAAAAAAATACACGCTTATAACCGGGGGCAGCCTGGGCATCGGACGGGAACTTGCTCGCGTATTTGCAGAAAACGGACATCACCTGATTCTTGTGGCGCGCAGTCAGCAGGAGCTGGAAGAAACCCTGACAGCTTTAAGTCACACAGGGGTGGAGATCATTACCATTGTAAAAGATCTTTTTAATCCCAGCGCTCCTTTTGAACTTCATCGCCAAACAACCGAACAGAACCTGTATGTAGACATCCTGGTAAACAATGCCGGCCAGGGTTTGTACGGCTTGTTTGAAAATACCAATATCGACCGGGAACTGGCCATTATCCAATTGAATATCGCTTCGCTGGTAGTGCTTACCAAATTGTATCTCCAGGATATGCTGGCACAGGGCGGCGATGGAAAGATCCTCAACCTTTCATCTATTGCGAGTAAATCGCCCGGGCCCTGGCAATCCGTTTATCATGGCACCAAGGCGTTTGTTCAATCCTTCACGGAAGCGTTGCGAAGCGAGGTAAAGGACGAAGGCATTGTCGTAACCGCGTTACTGCCGGGAACCACAGACACCGACTTTTTTAACAAGGCTGGAATGACGGATTCAAAAGCAGTTCAGGATAAAAGTCAGCTGGCCGATCCGGCCATCGTAGCCCGGGATGGGTATCATGCGCTTATGAACAATGCAGATATGGTCATTTCCGGATTTAAAAACAAGTTAAATGTAGCCATGAATAATCTTACACCGGACGACCTTGCAGCGGATAAAATGAAGAAAAACCAGGAACCTGCAGGCTCATAG